From Enhydrobacter sp., the proteins below share one genomic window:
- a CDS encoding MaoC family dehydratase: protein MAKREFAHPNEMHKFVGQEIGVSDWVEVSQDRIDRFADATGDHQWIHVDVERARKEMPGGKTIAHGFLTLSLIPMLNHQISHINNVKRGINYGCNKVRFTSPVPAGSKVRARAKLLAADPMEGGAVRLTNQVTIEIEGQERPACVAETMSIVYGA, encoded by the coding sequence ATGGCAAAAAGGGAATTCGCCCATCCCAACGAGATGCACAAGTTCGTGGGACAGGAGATCGGAGTGAGCGACTGGGTCGAGGTTTCGCAGGACCGTATTGATCGCTTTGCCGATGCGACCGGCGACCATCAATGGATCCATGTCGACGTCGAGCGGGCCAGGAAGGAGATGCCCGGCGGCAAGACGATCGCCCACGGCTTCCTGACGTTGTCGCTGATCCCGATGCTCAATCACCAGATCTCGCACATCAACAACGTGAAGCGCGGCATCAACTACGGCTGCAACAAGGTCCGTTTCACCAGCCCGGTGCCGGCCGGGTCGAAGGTTCGCGCCCGCGCCAAGCTCCTGGCCGCCGACCCCATGGAAGGCGGTGCCGTGCGTCTCACCAATCAGGTGACTATCGAGATCGAGGGACAGGAGCGTCCGGCCTGCGTCGCCGAGACCATGTCCATCGTTTATGGCGCCTAG
- a CDS encoding methyltransferase domain-containing protein: MHAVEDRMWWYRGLRALVAGLLARSPRDPSPAAPSVLDAGCGTGGMLARLGALPSDGVAIGLEYDPVAAGMAADKSGRPVVAGTVLRLPFADQALDAYVSLDVLCHGGVEPAQALAEAHRCLKPGGIALLNLPAYGWLLSAHDRRVHNVRRFTRRQARRLLAEHGFTVRRTSYWNTLLFPLMVLHRLTERPEAESDVRDFPRWLDALFSTALAIERTVILAGLSLPFGGSLIVVAARNG; encoded by the coding sequence ATGCATGCGGTCGAGGATCGCATGTGGTGGTATCGCGGCCTGCGCGCTCTCGTCGCGGGATTGCTGGCGCGCAGCCCGCGGGACCCCTCGCCGGCGGCACCGTCGGTTCTCGACGCCGGCTGCGGAACCGGCGGCATGCTGGCCCGGCTCGGTGCCCTGCCGTCCGACGGTGTCGCCATCGGTCTTGAGTACGATCCGGTCGCGGCCGGCATGGCGGCCGACAAGTCGGGCCGCCCGGTGGTGGCGGGCACCGTGCTGCGCCTGCCGTTCGCCGACCAGGCGCTGGACGCCTATGTTTCGCTCGACGTGCTCTGTCATGGGGGTGTCGAACCGGCGCAGGCACTTGCCGAGGCGCACCGTTGCCTGAAGCCCGGCGGCATTGCACTCCTGAACTTGCCGGCCTATGGCTGGCTGTTGTCCGCCCATGACCGGCGCGTGCACAATGTCCGGCGCTTCACCCGCCGACAGGCCCGTCGCCTTCTGGCCGAACATGGCTTTACCGTTCGTCGAACGAGCTACTGGAATACGCTGTTGTTTCCCCTGATGGTGTTGCACCGCTTGACAGAGCGACCCGAGGCCGAAAGCGACGTGCGCGACTTTCCGCGCTGGCTCGATGCGCTGTTCTCCACTGCGCTCGCGATCGAGCGCACGGTCATCCTGGCCGGCCTCTCCCTGCCCTTCGGCGGATCGTTGATCGTGGTGGCTGCGCGCAATGGCTGA
- a CDS encoding EamA family transporter, producing MTIYYVALGIGILAGIAGQMLLKAGADAPDFVSQVMRPSTLAGLALYGSAAFLYIVALRKIPVSVAFPSVSLSYAIVAVLGHFLFGEPFGIKQIGGIVLIMGGVVLINQT from the coding sequence ATGACGATCTACTATGTGGCGCTCGGCATCGGCATACTGGCGGGCATCGCCGGCCAGATGCTGCTGAAGGCGGGCGCCGATGCGCCTGATTTCGTCTCGCAGGTGATGCGGCCGTCGACCCTGGCCGGCCTCGCGCTCTACGGCTCGGCGGCATTTCTCTACATCGTCGCGCTGCGGAAGATCCCGGTTTCCGTGGCCTTTCCCAGCGTGTCGCTCTCTTATGCGATCGTCGCGGTGCTCGGGCACTTCCTTTTCGGCGAACCGTTCGGCATCAAGCAGATCGGCGGCATCGTCCTCATCATGGGCGGTGTCGTGCTCATCAACCAGACGTGA
- a CDS encoding ABC transporter ATP-binding protein, whose protein sequence is MSVGGPALALEDITCRFAARDGGEAYTAVANASLAVAEGEFVSVVGPTGCGKSTLLNVAAGLLEPSQGRVSVFGKPLVSAEGVNRRAGYMFQADALMPWRNGIDNVVAGLEFRGVPHAEAVRQGEAWLQRVGLGGFGDRYPHQMSGGMRKRLALAQTLILSPDILLMDEPFSALDVQTRQLMENELLALWAEDRKSVLFITHDLEEAIALSDRVVVLSAGPATRPIGDFKVDLPRPRDVQEIRMTPAFLTLHREIWGAMKEEVLKAYQRQKAA, encoded by the coding sequence ATGAGTGTTGGCGGACCGGCGCTCGCGCTGGAGGACATCACCTGCCGCTTCGCCGCCCGTGACGGCGGCGAAGCCTATACCGCCGTCGCGAATGCCTCTCTTGCTGTCGCGGAAGGCGAGTTCGTGTCGGTCGTCGGACCAACCGGCTGCGGCAAGTCCACCCTGCTCAACGTGGCTGCCGGCCTGCTCGAACCCTCCCAGGGGCGCGTGTCGGTGTTCGGCAAGCCGCTGGTCTCGGCAGAGGGGGTGAACCGCCGCGCAGGCTACATGTTCCAGGCCGATGCGCTGATGCCGTGGCGCAACGGCATCGATAATGTCGTCGCCGGGCTCGAATTCCGCGGCGTGCCGCACGCCGAGGCGGTGCGGCAGGGCGAGGCGTGGCTGCAACGGGTCGGGCTGGGCGGCTTCGGCGACCGCTATCCGCATCAGATGTCCGGCGGCATGCGCAAGCGGCTCGCACTGGCACAGACCCTGATCCTCAGCCCGGACATCCTGCTGATGGACGAGCCCTTCTCGGCGCTCGACGTGCAGACGCGCCAGCTCATGGAGAACGAACTTCTGGCGCTCTGGGCGGAGGACAGGAAGTCGGTCCTGTTCATCACCCACGATCTCGAGGAGGCGATCGCGCTTTCCGATCGCGTCGTCGTGCTCTCGGCCGGCCCGGCCACCCGTCCCATCGGCGATTTCAAGGTCGACTTGCCGAGGCCGCGCGACGTGCAGGAGATCCGCATGACGCCGGCGTTCCTCACCCTGCATCGTGAGATCTGGGGAGCGATGAAGGAAGAGGTGCTGAAGGCCTACCAGCGCCAGAAGGCGGCCTGA
- a CDS encoding gamma-glutamylcyclotransferase, which produces MLKREELSAERIEQIVADARKAGYDFFLTQEEREASLKQALARYAPGEEAWIFAYGSLMWNPAIEFAEASACRLEGWRRSFCFWVPLGRGTPDLPGLMLALESGGSCEGVAYRLAPHQVRSELAILWNREMLSGVYQARWLPATLRDGRTVTVISFVVDTTHCQYCGDLPIEKAAHHIAFAEGRRGACRDYLANTAAHARALGIHDSYLEELVERVGKLRGSRLEASVQPNGIGVGDA; this is translated from the coding sequence TTGCTGAAGCGCGAAGAGTTGAGTGCCGAACGGATCGAGCAGATCGTCGCCGATGCGCGCAAGGCGGGCTACGACTTTTTCCTCACGCAGGAGGAGCGCGAAGCGAGCCTGAAGCAGGCCCTCGCGCGCTACGCGCCGGGCGAGGAGGCCTGGATTTTTGCCTACGGCTCGCTGATGTGGAATCCGGCGATCGAATTCGCCGAGGCATCGGCTTGCCGGCTCGAGGGATGGCGGCGTTCCTTCTGCTTCTGGGTGCCGCTTGGTCGCGGGACTCCCGATCTGCCGGGGCTGATGCTGGCGCTCGAATCGGGCGGTAGCTGCGAGGGGGTGGCCTACCGCCTGGCGCCCCATCAGGTACGCAGCGAGCTCGCCATCCTATGGAACCGCGAGATGCTGTCGGGCGTCTATCAGGCGCGCTGGCTGCCGGCGACCCTGCGCGACGGCCGGACCGTGACGGTCATCAGCTTTGTGGTCGACACCACCCACTGCCAGTATTGCGGCGACCTGCCGATTGAGAAGGCGGCGCATCACATCGCCTTCGCCGAGGGCCGCCGCGGCGCCTGTCGTGACTACCTCGCCAACACCGCCGCGCACGCCCGGGCACTCGGCATCCACGATTCCTACCTCGAGGAACTGGTGGAGCGCGTCGGCAAGCTGCGCGGCAGCCGGCTCGAGGCCTCCGTCCAACCCAACGGCATCGGCGTCGGCGACGCCTGA
- a CDS encoding ABC transporter substrate-binding protein, translating to MNKLQMRRRAILAATPALIAAPYVARAQGKPEKSKVVLAVGGKSALYYLSLTIAEKKGFFKEAGLDVEINDFQGGAKSLQALMGGSADVVAGAYEHTIRMQQRGQAIVGFALIGRGMQLAIGLRNDVATRVKGPADIKGLKFGVTAPGSQTHMLVNNWAAKGGLKPTDIVAIGVGAGASVVAAIEKGEVDGISQADPALTILQEKKLIKIMVDTRTMKGNQELFGGAMPAACLYGQPDLLKKTPGTAQALATAIVRADQWLQTATPSDVSSVVPEAYLLGDKSVYEKAFANVRDTISPDGMMPAEGPANCLKFLAEGDPKIAAAKIDLAATWTNELAQRAGKRS from the coding sequence ATGAACAAGCTGCAGATGCGGCGTCGGGCAATTCTGGCCGCGACGCCGGCTCTGATTGCCGCCCCCTACGTGGCGCGCGCGCAGGGCAAGCCGGAGAAGAGCAAGGTCGTGCTCGCCGTCGGCGGCAAGTCGGCACTCTACTATCTCTCGCTGACGATCGCCGAGAAGAAGGGCTTCTTCAAGGAAGCCGGCCTCGACGTCGAGATCAACGACTTCCAGGGTGGCGCCAAGTCGCTGCAGGCGCTCATGGGCGGTAGCGCGGACGTGGTGGCCGGCGCCTACGAGCACACGATCCGCATGCAGCAGCGCGGCCAGGCGATCGTCGGCTTCGCCCTGATCGGCCGCGGCATGCAGCTTGCCATCGGTTTGCGCAACGACGTCGCCACCCGGGTCAAGGGACCGGCCGACATCAAGGGCCTGAAGTTCGGCGTCACGGCGCCGGGCTCGCAGACCCACATGCTGGTCAACAACTGGGCGGCCAAGGGCGGTCTCAAGCCGACCGACATCGTGGCGATCGGTGTTGGTGCCGGCGCGTCGGTCGTGGCGGCCATCGAGAAGGGCGAGGTCGACGGCATCTCACAGGCCGATCCCGCACTCACCATCCTGCAGGAGAAGAAGCTCATCAAGATCATGGTCGACACGCGCACTATGAAGGGCAACCAGGAGCTGTTCGGCGGCGCGATGCCAGCGGCCTGCCTCTATGGCCAGCCCGATCTCCTGAAGAAAACCCCGGGCACGGCCCAGGCGCTGGCGACCGCAATCGTGCGTGCCGACCAGTGGTTGCAGACGGCCACGCCGTCGGACGTGTCGAGCGTCGTTCCCGAGGCCTATCTGCTGGGCGACAAGTCGGTCTACGAGAAGGCCTTCGCCAACGTGCGCGACACCATCTCGCCCGACGGCATGATGCCGGCCGAGGGGCCGGCGAACTGCCTCAAATTCCTGGCCGAGGGCGATCCCAAGATCGCGGCGGCCAAGATCGACCTCGCCGCCACCTGGACCAACGAGCTCGCCCAACGGGCCGGCAAGCGCAGCTGA
- a CDS encoding crotonase/enoyl-CoA hydratase family protein → MRSSRCSGTSFSANRSASSRSAASSSSWAVSCSSTRRDGGRGKRVTYEQIKYEIRDGILTITLNRPDKLNAFTGKMLSELLDALDRADRDDDVRAIVFTGAGRGFCAGADLSGGANTFNAENRGPVDPELDGHRDGGGLLTLRLYDCLKPTIAACNGPAVGVGVTMQLAMDVRLASEAARYGFVFTRRAIVMEACSSWFLPRLVGPQQALEWVMTGRVFPAEEALRGRLVRSVHKPDELLTAAYTLAREIADNTAPVSVALNRQMIWKMLGADHPMEAHKVDSKGIYARGKSADVKEGVVAFLEKRPARFPMKVSDGMPSYFPWWKERSFK, encoded by the coding sequence ATGCGATCGTCGCGGTGCTCGGGCACTTCCTTTTCGGCGAACCGTTCGGCATCAAGCAGATCGGCGGCATCGTCCTCATCATGGGCGGTGTCGTGCTCATCAACCAGACGTGACGGCGGGCGGGGGAAGCGTGTGACCTACGAGCAGATCAAGTACGAGATTCGGGACGGCATCCTCACCATCACGCTCAACCGCCCCGACAAGCTGAACGCCTTCACCGGCAAGATGCTGTCGGAGCTTCTCGACGCGCTCGATCGCGCCGATCGCGACGACGACGTGCGGGCCATCGTCTTCACCGGCGCAGGCCGCGGCTTCTGCGCCGGCGCCGATTTGTCGGGCGGTGCCAACACCTTCAATGCCGAGAACAGGGGGCCGGTCGATCCCGAGCTCGACGGCCACCGCGACGGCGGCGGTCTGCTCACGCTCCGGCTCTACGACTGCCTGAAGCCGACGATCGCCGCCTGCAATGGTCCGGCGGTCGGCGTCGGCGTCACCATGCAGCTTGCGATGGACGTGCGACTGGCCTCGGAGGCGGCGCGCTACGGCTTCGTGTTCACGCGGCGCGCCATCGTCATGGAGGCCTGCTCGAGCTGGTTCCTGCCGCGCCTGGTCGGGCCGCAGCAGGCTCTGGAATGGGTGATGACCGGCCGGGTGTTCCCTGCCGAGGAGGCGCTCCGGGGCCGGCTGGTCCGCTCAGTGCACAAGCCCGACGAACTCCTGACGGCGGCCTATACGCTGGCCCGCGAGATCGCCGACAACACGGCGCCCGTTTCGGTCGCACTGAACCGGCAGATGATCTGGAAGATGCTCGGCGCCGATCATCCCATGGAAGCGCACAAGGTCGATTCCAAGGGCATCTACGCGCGCGGCAAGTCTGCCGACGTGAAGGAGGGCGTGGTCGCCTTCCTGGAGAAGCGCCCGGCACGCTTCCCCATGAAAGTGAGCGACGGCATGCCCTCCTATTTCCCCTGGTGGAAGGAACGTTCGTTCAAGTAG
- a CDS encoding enoyl-CoA hydratase: MAYETVLYEVSERICTITLNRPDKLNAWTRQMYFDLKDAMHTAGADPEVRAIILTGAGRGFCAGADMGGLQAIQAGGGSSDRSTKAQPDLPGGSSLAEFRMNYSYFPAIPKFIIAAINGPAAGLGFVIPLYADLRFAAESAVFTTAFAQRGLIAEHGVSWLLPRLVGLPTALDLLCSARKFHAPEALSLGLVSRVIADDKLMGETRAYARLLADTVSPRSVTVMKRQLWESSFQTLAEATVQANHEMELSFQTADFKEGVAHFLEKRAARFTGR; this comes from the coding sequence ATGGCATACGAAACCGTTCTCTACGAGGTCAGCGAGCGCATCTGCACGATCACGCTCAACCGCCCGGACAAGCTCAACGCCTGGACACGGCAGATGTATTTCGACCTCAAGGACGCCATGCACACCGCCGGCGCCGACCCGGAGGTGCGCGCCATCATCCTGACTGGAGCGGGACGAGGCTTCTGTGCTGGCGCCGACATGGGCGGCCTGCAGGCGATCCAGGCCGGCGGCGGTTCATCCGACCGCTCGACCAAGGCCCAGCCCGACCTGCCCGGCGGCAGTTCCCTGGCCGAGTTCCGCATGAACTACTCTTACTTCCCGGCCATACCGAAGTTCATCATCGCGGCCATCAACGGGCCGGCGGCCGGGCTGGGGTTCGTGATTCCGCTTTATGCCGACCTGCGCTTCGCTGCGGAATCGGCCGTCTTCACTACCGCCTTCGCCCAGCGCGGCCTGATCGCGGAGCACGGCGTGAGCTGGCTGCTGCCGCGTCTGGTCGGCTTGCCGACTGCCCTCGACCTTCTCTGCTCGGCCCGCAAGTTCCACGCGCCCGAGGCCCTGTCCCTTGGCCTCGTGAGCCGCGTCATCGCCGACGACAAGCTGATGGGCGAGACCCGCGCCTATGCTCGCCTACTGGCCGACACCGTATCTCCGCGCTCTGTGACGGTGATGAAGCGCCAGCTGTGGGAATCCAGCTTCCAGACGCTCGCCGAGGCCACCGTGCAGGCCAACCACGAGATGGAGCTGTCGTTCCAGACCGCCGACTTCAAGGAGGGAGTCGCCCACTTCCTCGAGAAGCGCGCGGCCCGGTTCACTGGACGCTGA
- a CDS encoding ABC transporter permease, whose amino-acid sequence MKLRALQLGVLAALILFWYAMTAPGLIPPFYFEQPNRAAFFFGEPQKVFWIIVDWFVSGEIYGHLGYTLLETALGFVIGAVFGLLVGLWLALSPMASAIMDPYIKGFNSMPRVVLAPIFAVWFGLGIWSKVALGVTLVFFVVFFNVYQGVREVSPNLIANARMLGASRRQLLRSIYLPSAMSWVFASLHNAVGLAFVGAVVGEYLGSSRGVGYLILQAEGTFDINTVFAGILVLTGFALLLDNGVGVVERRLMTWQPRAGETEKI is encoded by the coding sequence ATGAAGCTGCGCGCGCTCCAGCTCGGCGTGCTCGCCGCGCTCATCCTGTTCTGGTACGCGATGACGGCGCCCGGCCTGATCCCGCCGTTCTATTTCGAGCAACCGAATCGCGCCGCCTTCTTCTTCGGCGAGCCGCAGAAGGTGTTCTGGATCATCGTCGACTGGTTCGTGAGCGGCGAGATCTATGGCCACCTCGGCTACACCCTGCTGGAGACGGCGCTGGGGTTCGTGATCGGCGCGGTGTTCGGATTGCTGGTCGGACTGTGGCTGGCACTGTCGCCCATGGCGTCGGCGATCATGGATCCCTACATCAAGGGCTTCAATTCGATGCCGCGCGTCGTCCTTGCGCCGATCTTCGCTGTGTGGTTCGGCCTCGGCATCTGGTCGAAGGTGGCGCTCGGCGTCACGCTGGTGTTTTTCGTCGTCTTCTTCAACGTCTACCAAGGCGTGCGCGAAGTCAGCCCGAACCTGATCGCCAATGCACGCATGTTGGGGGCGTCCAGGCGCCAGCTTCTGCGCTCGATCTACCTGCCGTCGGCGATGAGCTGGGTGTTCGCCAGCCTGCACAACGCGGTCGGTCTCGCCTTCGTCGGCGCCGTGGTCGGCGAATACCTTGGCTCCTCGCGCGGTGTCGGCTACCTGATCCTGCAGGCCGAGGGGACGTTCGACATCAACACCGTGTTCGCGGGAATCCTCGTGCTCACCGGTTTCGCGCTCCTGCTCGACAACGGCGTCGGCGTCGTCGAGCGCCGTCTGATGACGTGGCAGCCGCGGGCCGGCGAGACCGAGAAAATCTGA
- a CDS encoding glycosyltransferase family 2 protein, producing the protein MADVPALSIVVPVYNGAATVGELVGALRALELEGGLEIVLVVDGSPDNSLDVCKRLAAEPGAPVIVLSLSRNYGEHNAVMAGLARARGNYTISMDDDLQNPPDEVKRLFEYARDGGYDVVYTYYDEKKHAAWRNLGSRFTNWCADHLIDKPKGLYLSSFRCVSAFVREHIVASYEGPYPYVDGLIFQVTQNVGRLQVAHLPRAEGRSNYTLARLFRLWLSMFLNFSVIPLRFATLFGIAFGALGALAAIIVIVEAISSNKPPQGWASLMVAVLVLAGVQLIVVGLIGEYLGRMFLAVNRKPQYLVREVYRRGAAGLDVERPLADTRAGGRPYRLPDNAEPER; encoded by the coding sequence ATGGCTGACGTTCCCGCCCTGTCGATCGTCGTTCCCGTCTACAACGGCGCCGCCACGGTCGGCGAACTGGTCGGCGCCTTGCGCGCACTGGAGCTCGAGGGTGGTCTCGAGATCGTGCTTGTCGTCGACGGCAGCCCAGACAACAGCCTCGATGTTTGCAAGCGACTCGCCGCCGAGCCTGGCGCACCCGTGATCGTTCTCAGTCTCAGCCGGAACTACGGCGAGCACAACGCGGTGATGGCGGGCCTTGCGCGCGCGCGCGGCAACTACACGATCAGCATGGACGACGACTTGCAGAATCCGCCGGATGAGGTGAAGCGGCTTTTCGAGTATGCGCGCGACGGCGGTTACGACGTCGTCTACACCTACTACGACGAGAAGAAGCATGCGGCTTGGCGAAATCTCGGCAGCCGCTTCACGAACTGGTGCGCCGATCACCTGATCGACAAGCCGAAGGGACTCTATCTCTCGAGCTTCCGCTGCGTCTCCGCTTTCGTGCGCGAGCACATTGTCGCGAGTTACGAAGGGCCCTACCCCTATGTCGACGGCCTGATCTTCCAGGTGACGCAGAATGTCGGCCGTCTGCAGGTGGCGCATCTGCCGCGCGCCGAGGGGCGATCGAACTACACGCTGGCCCGCCTGTTCCGGCTCTGGCTGTCGATGTTCTTGAACTTCTCGGTGATCCCATTGCGCTTCGCCACTCTGTTCGGCATCGCGTTCGGCGCGCTGGGGGCACTGGCGGCGATCATCGTCATCGTCGAGGCGATCTCCTCCAACAAGCCGCCGCAGGGCTGGGCGTCGTTGATGGTGGCGGTGCTGGTGCTGGCCGGCGTGCAACTGATCGTGGTCGGGCTGATCGGCGAGTATCTCGGCCGCATGTTCCTCGCGGTCAACCGTAAGCCGCAGTACTTGGTGCGCGAGGTCTATCGCCGCGGTGCGGCCGGACTCGACGTCGAGCGGCCGTTGGCCGACACCCGGGCCGGCGGGCGGCCCTATCGCTTGCCCGATAATGCGGAGCCTGAACGATGA